The DNA region GCGCCACCGAGGCCGGCGGCGCGGGCGGTTCCTCGCCGCGCCCCACCGCGATCGGGACTCCGGCCTGTTCACTTACAATGGCCCGCACCCTGGCCCAATCGATTTCATATCCGGGCCGCCCCTCAGTCGCCGCGATCACCTGTGCGACGACTGGCGTCAAATTTTGCGCGGGTGCGGGATCCGTGCCATCGGACAATGGCGCATGCACTTCAAGATATAACTCTCCCTGGTGCCAGCCGGCCTTGTAAGTTTGATTGACGATGCGCACCGGCGTGCCTACCGGTACGGCGTTGAACAGCGCCTCGATCTCTTCCGGATAAAGCCGGATACAACCGTGGGTAACCTGCATACCGATGCCAAAGGGCTTGTTGGTACCGTGAATAAGATAGCTGGGAAGCCCAAGCCTCATCGCAAATCCACCTAACGGATTGTTAGGGCCAGGCGGCACTGCACTGGGCAGTGGATCCCCATTGGCCGCATGCTCTTTACGCACGGACTCGGGTGGATACCAGGTCGGATCCTTAACTTTCGAGAGGATGCTGGTCGCGATCAGAGGTGTCTGCCAGTCGCCGCGTCCGATGCTCACCGGATAGGTCACAATCCGCGGCTGCTCGCCAGCACGCGTGGGTGGATAATAATATAGGCGCTTTTCAGCTACATTAATTACGATACCATCGCGTGGCGCATCCGGAAGAATATGCCGCGTGGGCAAAACAACTCGCGTTCCTTCGCCAGGCAACCACGTATCGACTCCAGGGTTGGCATCGCGAATTTCATCGAAGCCCAGACCGTGAAGCCGCGCGATGTCGCTCAGCGTATCCTGATAGCGTGCAACGGTAGTTTGTGATTCACCGACCAGCGCATCGTCCTCGCCTGGCAGGTTCACGGCCGCGGCGCCGAGCGGGACCCATGCTGACAAGGTCGCCAGCATCGCAAAGAACGAGCAGATTATTTTCGCATTCATGCCGCGAGTATATCGCAGGAAACGACCGCATGACCGGGCCCTATAACCGCCCGGCAACGCTAATGGCGCGTTCATCGGCGTTTGGCCACGATTGGATCGTGCAATGGCGGATGAGTGGGTGAGGTGTAGCGCCAAATAGGAATCTTGCGTTGATTCGTGGCCCGATGTGTGCATTAATCGAAGTGAGCGTCTGGTGGCTTGTGGTCACAGGCGTGGCTTGAGTTAAACAAAGTTAAACAATAATGACCATCCGAAATGGATGCCAACGAGGAGTTAGTGATGTCTGATCAACCCATTGCACACGGCCGCCGACGCGCAATCAAACTCGCCCTGGGCGGCGTGGTCGCCATTCCACTTGCCAATGTGCTCTTACGCACACCCGCAGGGGCGGCGAAGACTATCTCGCCGAGCAACCCGATTGCGAAACAGCTGAAATATGTAGAGAAGTCCACTACCAAAGGTGAGCTGTGCTCCAACTGTAAATACTATGGCGGCGGCGGCAAGGCGGGTTCGTGCCAACTCATGCAAGGCCAGATGGTGCTGGCCGCAGGCTGGTGCAGTGCCTGGGCATCGGCGTAGAACGAGGGCCTTAGCTGTAAGCGTTTCTACGTGTTTTATTTGTAAGCTATATGACGCAATCGTTCCGGCCATGGAGCGGCCGGATCGTTCCTTAGGTAACAGTCATAGCAACGTATCACTCACATCTCAGATGTTTTTCACGCAGTTTCCCGCCCTGCCCCTAACCCTCAAGCGCGCAAGAACTCGGCCTCGCACCGCCATCAGCCGCATGCGCACGGCTGCGAATGCTCTGCTATGTGGGCTGGCTATCTGCGGCTCCGAGGTTAAGGGTGACGTAAACAACTACGTGAGCGCGCGCGCCGCAATGATCCAAAACATCCAAGATTACGCGCAAGCCCGCGACCTAGGTGAAAATCAGCTGGACCCTGCGGTCCTGGCGGCGATGAATCACGTACCACGGCACGAATTTGTCCCCGCGTATTTACGCGACAGTGCATACGAAAACCATCCCCTGCCCATTGGACACGGTCAGACAATATCTCAGCCGTATATCGTCGCATTAATGACGGACTTGCTTGATGTTCAGCCCGATGACAGCGTGCTGGAAGTCGGCACCGGATCGGGCTATCAAGCCGCCGTTTTGGCCGAACTGGCCGGGCAGGTTTATACGATAGAAATTATCGAACCCCTGGCCACGCAGGCGGCTAAACAATTTGCACCACTTGGCTATGACAACCTGACGACTCGCACCGGCGATGGTTACAACGGCTGGCCGCAACAGGCGCCATTCGATGCCATTATGGTGACTGCCGGCGCGGATCGCGTCCCGCCTCCGCTGGTGCGCCAGCTCAAGCCCGGCGGCACGATGATCATACCCGTTAACAGTAGCGCATTTTCGCAGAACCTGACGCGGGTGCAGAAGACGCCGGAAGGCGACATCGAGACACGTCAGCTACTGCCTGTGCTGTTCGTGCCGCTTACAGGTGATCGTTAGCGTAAGCTTCTCCCACGGATCGACACCAGACAAACCTCACAATCAGTTCAGGCCACCGATATCAGCGATCTACCATTTTAACTACTTCGCGCTGGCAGATTGACGCACGCGCACACATATTGTCCGCGCGCTTCACCACGCGAACGTCCTCGGTGTCATCTTGAAAAAGTAACGGAACTGTTAGCGGCGCGCGCGAATACACAATCCGTCTACCGTCCGCGATGCGGCGCGGCTGGAGGCGCTGACGGAAATGTACCCAGGCGCAGGCATTACGGTCATCATGACGGATATCGTTTCCGCCGGCCTTGACGAGCTTGACGCGGCCATGCCTTAAGTGCAGGGCGACAAGGATCATCGAGGATGACGAATTTGGCGACCTCGTATTCGAGGACATAGGACCTTCACCGCGTTTCCACAAGCTCACCCGCGCCTACACTAAAGATTTGGGCGCCGCGTCAGCCGGCGCCATTGAACGCAATAACGACGAAAAATAGGCCGTAATCTGCGTATCCTGAGAACGCGATTAGTCGCACAGCGATTGCTGATGATAGCGCGGGCTCCGTAAAAAAATTGTTTCAGCGGACGTGAAATCTCAGCTTAAGGCGCTGACGCGGGTCGTGACCGTAATCTTGATGGATCTTGGCGGCGTGATCGAAATTGAACATTTTATGGTGAGGAGAGAACGTGACTAAAGCAGGCTGGATGCGCAAGCTATCGACCCGTTCAGGTAGCGCGGCACTGCTTGCCATTTGTGTGCACGCGCAGGCGGCTAATGACACGCCGGTCGGTCACTGGAAAACCTTCGACGACGATACCGGCAAAGCCACATCGATTATCGAAATCCGCATCGTCGGTGGCGAGTTGCAGGGATGGATCGACAAGATACTGAAGACGCCCGAGGAAGGCGCCTTACCGACCTGCACGTTGTGCAAGGGCAAGCTCAAGGACGCGCCCGTGCAAGGCATGCGCTTTATATGGGGGCTGCGCAAGGAAGGTGACGAATGGACTGGCGGGGAAGTGCTCGACCCCGAGAACGGCAAAATTTACCGCGTGCAAATGTCGCTGGAAGACGAAGGGCGTCAACTTGAGGTGCGCGGCTACATCGGCATTCCGCTGCTGGGCCGAACGCAAACTTGGGAACGCATTGAATAAACGCGGCTCTGGCGGTGTCGCATTGGGGTTATGAGCGTACGATAAAGGTGTCACCTGAGCCCCTATATCTTCAAGCCGGTGGGTTCCGCGCATTTTCAGTATGCTATTCGCGTTTTGTACTAGTACTGGTCTGGTGTGGTCACCTCGCCTGGCGACGACCGCGAAGCGAGCTCGGGCTGAGCAGTCCAGTCGCCTCCTACCCCAACGGCGACCCGCGGCTTCCAGCACCATGCGCGGATCGCGAGGCGCGCGTCGTGACGATAATTAAAGACTACGATCGGGGCGCCGACGAGATTGTCATAGACGACCGCGAGCTCGAGTTCCGCTTTATCCGCGCCTCCGGACCGGGTGGCCAGAACGTGAACAAGGTGGCGACTGCGGTGCAGCTTCGTTTCGACGCCGCCCGTTCGCCATCGCTGCCCGACGAGGTGCGTGCGCGTCTGATTAAGCTCGCCGGGCGGCGCGCTACCAGCGACGGGGTGCTGGTAATCGACGCCCGCCGCCATCGCACCCAGGTACGCAATCGCGAAGACGCACAGGCCAGGCTGACCGCACTTATCCAGAAAGCGACAGAAACACACGCGCCGCGCAAGAAGACCCGGCCCACGGTGTCATCAAAACGGCGCAGGCTGGAGTCGAAGCGGCGTCAGGGCGCCGCAAAGCGGCTGCGCGGCAAACCAAATAACGAAGCCTAGAACAACAACAGCGGGGTCGCGCGCGCGGCACTGCCGCTGTATGCAATGCCCGGCAGCGTACACTGACGACTCCCTGGCTGCCCTGCCCCCGCGGCGCGTGCGTGCACCGCCTCTGGTGGCATTCACCGACCACAGCCCGGCATTCGTTTCGTGCCATTGTCCGGGGCCACTGCTATCGTCGTAAGCCACACGCGCCGGCTGGTCTCACCGCGGTTCGCGCCCGCGCTTACCGCCTGCGCCAGGTTAGGTGGCCGCTCATACCAAAACCGCTTGAAGCGACCGCGCCTGGCCAGTACCAATCCGGTTTACGGAAAACAGGAGCACGCGGGAACTCACGGCGCAACGCGGCCGATCGTCGTTTCGGCGTGACAGACGGTAAAGCAATCTTCGCGGGAGTACACCATGCGAAACGGACTTTCGAATCACAACGCTGGACAGGACGCACGCGACACCAACCCACATGCCGCGGCGGCCCCGCGGGAAGATGAAGACGTGAGCGAAGTCGAGGCTGTTAGCGATGACGAAGCTATCGAAGAACTCAGCGGGGACGAAATAAGGGAAGACGAACCGTTCGAACTCGACTTCGCTGACGACGTGGACGATCTGCAAGTTCTTACCGACGACACGCAAACCGGCTCCCTGTTGTTGGCGGCTGAGTACGAATCGCTGTTGGCCGCCGCTCCCAGCAATCCGAGTCGCGCGATCGAGGCGCTGCTGGAAGCAAAGCG from Gammaproteobacteria bacterium includes:
- a CDS encoding DUF2147 domain-containing protein produces the protein MRKLSTRSGSAALLAICVHAQAANDTPVGHWKTFDDDTGKATSIIEIRIVGGELQGWIDKILKTPEEGALPTCTLCKGKLKDAPVQGMRFIWGLRKEGDEWTGGEVLDPENGKIYRVQMSLEDEGRQLEVRGYIGIPLLGRTQTWERIE
- a CDS encoding protein-L-isoaspartate(D-aspartate) O-methyltransferase, with translation MRTAANALLCGLAICGSEVKGDVNNYVSARAAMIQNIQDYAQARDLGENQLDPAVLAAMNHVPRHEFVPAYLRDSAYENHPLPIGHGQTISQPYIVALMTDLLDVQPDDSVLEVGTGSGYQAAVLAELAGQVYTIEIIEPLATQAAKQFAPLGYDNLTTRTGDGYNGWPQQAPFDAIMVTAGADRVPPPLVRQLKPGGTMIIPVNSSAFSQNLTRVQKTPEGDIETRQLLPVLFVPLTGDR
- a CDS encoding high-potential iron-sulfur protein codes for the protein MSDQPIAHGRRRAIKLALGGVVAIPLANVLLRTPAGAAKTISPSNPIAKQLKYVEKSTTKGELCSNCKYYGGGGKAGSCQLMQGQMVLAAGWCSAWASA
- a CDS encoding L,D-transpeptidase family protein, translating into MNAKIICSFFAMLATLSAWVPLGAAAVNLPGEDDALVGESQTTVARYQDTLSDIARLHGLGFDEIRDANPGVDTWLPGEGTRVVLPTRHILPDAPRDGIVINVAEKRLYYYPPTRAGEQPRIVTYPVSIGRGDWQTPLIATSILSKVKDPTWYPPESVRKEHAANGDPLPSAVPPGPNNPLGGFAMRLGLPSYLIHGTNKPFGIGMQVTHGCIRLYPEEIEALFNAVPVGTPVRIVNQTYKAGWHQGELYLEVHAPLSDGTDPAPAQNLTPVVAQVIAATEGRPGYEIDWARVRAIVSEQAGVPIAVGRGEEPPAPPASVAQTETPDQSQAQ
- the arfB gene encoding aminoacyl-tRNA hydrolase, which encodes MKDYDRGADEIVIDDRELEFRFIRASGPGGQNVNKVATAVQLRFDAARSPSLPDEVRARLIKLAGRRATSDGVLVIDARRHRTQVRNREDAQARLTALIQKATETHAPRKKTRPTVSSKRRRLESKRRQGAAKRLRGKPNNEA